From one Nonomuraea polychroma genomic stretch:
- the pknB gene encoding Stk1 family PASTA domain-containing Ser/Thr kinase, with the protein MDTTTADPLVGRLLDGRYRIESRIARGGMATVYLALDVRLDRTVALKVMHRSLAEDPAFVRRFIGEAKSVASLSHPNVVHVFDQGTDNDVVYLSMEYVPGRTLRDILRDRGRLPAREALEIMIPVLAALGAAHQAGLVHRDVKPENVLMTDDGRVKVVDFGLARAIEATNQTRTGVMIGTIGYMAPEQVTTGAADVRSDVYAAGIMLFELVTGQQPYDGETPMSVAYRHVHDTVPAPSSLVPEVPPLVDTLVANATAREPGDRPADATAMLVAAVDAHRMLPRTSTPPLSHSQPHGLHQPPTPSQPNARTAVHAAQSAPQAAPAHTLIQPRAEMPQRRGFRPNWFLVILAGVMVVAVALTGWYFAQPEYVAVPELVGKSLAVAEKNAARAGLKIKTVDGKHDENVAEGLVLRTDPVAETEVERGATITLVPSLGPKRVVVPDVAGMTGNDARDKIAAAGLTVGTVTRVANTEVERDKVIRTSPQNGEKVKEGAKIAIFVSAGLVMPDVGGMPKDEAAAYLGQQGFQVQVQEVDDDAEPCTVIAQTPKAKAEVDPGAQVMVTVARCQDFLNWFGRGDDDDEARDDQQFTLVPGVIGKDVKDAKSELEALGFKVRVQRLGNRGVVQFQRPLPNSERPAGSTVFLWH; encoded by the coding sequence GTGGACACGACGACTGCGGACCCCCTGGTCGGGCGGCTCCTCGATGGGCGCTATCGCATCGAGAGCCGGATCGCCCGGGGCGGTATGGCGACCGTCTACCTCGCGCTGGACGTCCGGCTCGACCGCACGGTGGCGCTGAAGGTCATGCACCGCTCGCTCGCCGAGGACCCGGCGTTCGTCAGGAGGTTCATCGGCGAGGCGAAGTCGGTGGCCAGTCTCTCCCACCCCAACGTGGTGCACGTCTTCGACCAGGGCACCGACAACGACGTCGTCTACCTGTCGATGGAATACGTGCCGGGCCGGACGCTGCGCGACATCCTGCGCGATCGCGGCCGGCTGCCCGCCCGCGAGGCGCTCGAGATCATGATCCCGGTGCTCGCCGCCCTGGGCGCGGCCCACCAGGCCGGGCTGGTGCATCGCGACGTGAAGCCGGAAAACGTCCTGATGACCGACGACGGCCGGGTCAAGGTCGTCGACTTCGGCCTGGCCAGGGCCATCGAGGCGACCAACCAGACCCGTACCGGCGTGATGATCGGCACGATCGGCTACATGGCGCCCGAACAGGTCACCACCGGCGCCGCCGACGTGCGCAGCGACGTCTACGCCGCGGGCATCATGCTGTTCGAGCTGGTGACGGGGCAGCAGCCTTACGACGGCGAGACGCCGATGTCGGTGGCCTACCGGCACGTGCACGACACCGTGCCGGCGCCGTCGTCGCTGGTCCCCGAGGTGCCGCCGCTGGTCGACACGCTCGTGGCGAACGCGACGGCCCGTGAGCCCGGGGACCGTCCCGCCGACGCGACCGCCATGCTCGTCGCGGCCGTGGACGCGCACCGGATGTTGCCGCGGACGTCCACTCCGCCGCTGTCGCACTCCCAGCCCCACGGGCTTCACCAGCCGCCCACGCCGTCCCAGCCCAACGCCAGGACGGCCGTTCACGCCGCGCAGTCGGCGCCTCAGGCGGCGCCGGCGCACACGCTGATCCAGCCGCGGGCTGAGATGCCGCAGCGGCGCGGGTTCCGGCCCAACTGGTTCCTGGTGATACTGGCCGGCGTGATGGTCGTCGCCGTCGCGCTGACCGGGTGGTACTTCGCCCAGCCTGAATACGTCGCCGTACCCGAGTTGGTGGGCAAGAGCCTGGCCGTGGCCGAGAAGAACGCCGCCCGGGCCGGGCTCAAGATCAAGACGGTGGACGGCAAACACGACGAGAACGTCGCCGAAGGGCTCGTGCTCCGCACCGACCCGGTGGCCGAGACCGAGGTGGAGCGGGGCGCCACGATCACCTTGGTGCCCTCGCTCGGGCCCAAGCGCGTGGTCGTGCCCGATGTCGCGGGCATGACCGGCAACGACGCCCGCGACAAGATCGCCGCCGCTGGGCTGACCGTGGGGACGGTCACGCGAGTGGCCAACACGGAGGTCGAGCGCGACAAGGTCATCCGCACCTCTCCTCAGAACGGCGAGAAGGTCAAGGAAGGCGCGAAGATCGCCATCTTCGTGAGCGCCGGGCTGGTCATGCCGGACGTCGGCGGCATGCCGAAGGACGAGGCCGCCGCCTACCTCGGCCAGCAGGGCTTCCAGGTGCAGGTCCAGGAGGTGGACGACGACGCCGAGCCGTGCACGGTGATCGCTCAGACGCCCAAGGCCAAGGCCGAGGTGGACCCGGGCGCGCAGGTCATGGTCACGGTGGCGCGGTGCCAGGACTTCCTCAACTGGTTCGGGCGCGGTGACGATGACGACGAGGCTCGTGACGATCAGCA